In Synechococcus sp. Nb3U1, one DNA window encodes the following:
- a CDS encoding Fur family transcriptional regulator, which produces MSSSRQTRNQKLILEVLQHQSQPLSAQEIFLELRNANHTVGLATVYRVLDALRNEGKLQSVNLGDPQTYYQVLPSNGHNRHHLICTQCRQVIPLPGCPVGDLESQLSGQYQFVIEYHVLDFYGTCAQCRGEGGPESGSQGSALLQAKPK; this is translated from the coding sequence ATGTCCTCCTCTCGCCAAACCCGTAACCAGAAATTGATCCTGGAGGTGCTTCAGCATCAGTCCCAGCCGCTTTCGGCTCAGGAAATTTTCCTGGAGTTACGTAATGCCAACCACACCGTTGGGTTAGCTACGGTTTATCGGGTTCTGGATGCGCTACGCAATGAGGGCAAACTGCAATCGGTCAACCTTGGGGATCCACAGACCTACTATCAGGTCTTGCCCAGCAACGGCCATAATCGCCATCATTTGATTTGCACCCAATGTCGCCAGGTGATACCCCTACCCGGCTGTCCAGTGGGCGATTTGGAGTCCCAACTTTCTGGACAGTATCAATTTGTGATCGAGTACCATGTGCTTGACTTCTACGGCACCTGTGCTCAATGCCGTGGCGAAGGTGGGCCTGAGTCTGGCTCACAGGGATCCGCACTTCTACAGGCCAAGCCAAAATGA
- the psaC gene encoding photosystem I iron-sulfur center protein PsaC has translation MAHSVKIYDTCIGCTQCVRACPTDVLEMVPWKGSNKAGMIAASPRTEDCVGCKRCETACPTDFLSIRVYLGPETTRSMGLAY, from the coding sequence ATGGCTCACTCGGTCAAGATCTACGACACCTGCATCGGCTGTACTCAGTGTGTACGGGCTTGCCCCACCGATGTGTTGGAGATGGTGCCCTGGAAGGGTAGCAATAAGGCCGGGATGATCGCGGCCTCCCCTCGCACCGAAGATTGTGTTGGCTGCAAACGCTGTGAAACTGCTTGCCCCACTGATTTCTTGAGTATCCGGGTCTATCTTGGCCCTGAAACCACCCGCAGCATGGGCTTGGCCTACTGA
- a CDS encoding AbrB family transcriptional regulator: MMSYLWTLLIGLAGALIGVKLKLPAGALVGSMVAVGLVNVWGMIPIATPPAGIRFAMQLVLGTILGTKLTADTVVALKDLWRPALLCTVIAVSTGVLSGYLISRWLGIERLTALLGTAPGGISDMSLIALDMGAQTSTVMVMHLARLISVIVVVPWMVRLLVQPGTS, encoded by the coding sequence ATGATGAGCTATCTCTGGACATTGTTGATCGGGTTGGCCGGTGCCCTGATTGGGGTGAAACTCAAGCTTCCGGCAGGAGCTTTGGTGGGGTCGATGGTGGCGGTAGGTTTGGTGAATGTCTGGGGGATGATCCCGATTGCCACCCCTCCAGCCGGGATCCGCTTCGCCATGCAGTTGGTCTTGGGTACGATTCTGGGCACCAAGCTCACGGCCGATACTGTGGTTGCCCTGAAGGATCTGTGGCGACCGGCGCTGCTTTGCACCGTCATTGCCGTCAGCACCGGCGTGCTATCCGGGTATTTGATCTCCCGTTGGCTGGGCATTGAGCGCCTGACAGCTTTGTTGGGCACAGCACCAGGGGGCATTTCTGATATGAGCTTGATCGCGCTGGATATGGGGGCGCAAACCAGTACGGTGATGGTCATGCACCTAGCGCGACTGATCAGCGTCATCGTGGTGGTGCCTTGGATGGTGCGGCTGCTGGTGCAACCGGGCACCAGTTAG
- the ruvA gene encoding Holliday junction branch migration protein RuvA, which produces MISFLIGQLAAIELGERSSLTVEVQGIGYRVKAPERFLKQLPALGESIQVFTHLVVRETELLLYGFGSGAERDLFVELIKVSGVGPALGLALLNTLSLPELVQAVVTDNVRVLCLTPGVGHKTAQRLALELKTKLANWRQGAGVGDPTLAGGPPMPIREEVEMALLALGYSPSEIHAALQALPPQPRQTEDWLRAAITYLSQQP; this is translated from the coding sequence ATGATCTCGTTTTTAATTGGCCAGCTGGCCGCCATCGAACTGGGGGAGCGCAGTAGCCTCACGGTGGAGGTGCAGGGGATCGGCTATCGGGTCAAGGCCCCGGAGCGTTTTCTCAAGCAATTACCGGCTTTGGGAGAGTCGATCCAGGTGTTCACTCACTTGGTGGTGCGGGAAACGGAACTCTTGTTGTATGGGTTTGGCTCGGGGGCTGAGCGAGACTTGTTTGTGGAACTGATTAAGGTTTCGGGAGTGGGGCCAGCGCTGGGTTTGGCCCTGCTGAATACCCTCAGCCTGCCGGAATTGGTACAGGCAGTGGTGACCGACAATGTACGAGTGCTTTGCCTCACACCCGGAGTGGGCCACAAAACTGCCCAAAGGCTGGCGCTAGAGCTGAAAACCAAATTGGCCAACTGGCGACAGGGGGCGGGAGTGGGCGATCCAACCTTAGCTGGTGGCCCCCCCATGCCCATCCGTGAAGAGGTGGAAATGGCTTTGCTGGCCCTCGGCTATAGCCCCAGCGAAATTCATGCGGCCCTACAAGCACTACCCCCTCAGCCGCGCCAAACCGAAGACTGGCTGCGTGCCGCCATCACCTACCTGAGCCAGCAGCCATGA
- the nadD gene encoding nicotinate-nucleotide adenylyltransferase, whose product MNLSAPKCPRIAILGGTFNPVHHGHLIMAEQALWQFHLDQILWMPAGDPPHKPLTAGASTADRLAMVKLAIADHERFACSELEIHRQGRSYTIETLRSLMQEQPDTQWYWIIGVDALRDLPQWHQAQELAQICHWIVAPRVDAGDAPEVLQMVAQKLPMLQAELLEAPTLTLSSTYLREQIQKGGSIRYLVPTAVEQYIRQHQLYR is encoded by the coding sequence ATGAATCTTTCTGCGCCGAAGTGTCCACGCATTGCCATTTTGGGAGGCACCTTTAACCCCGTCCACCATGGCCACCTGATCATGGCCGAGCAAGCCCTTTGGCAGTTTCATTTGGATCAAATCCTGTGGATGCCCGCTGGGGATCCCCCTCACAAACCCCTAACTGCCGGTGCTAGCACCGCCGATCGCCTGGCGATGGTGAAGCTGGCTATTGCCGACCACGAGCGCTTTGCCTGCTCGGAGTTGGAAATCCACCGCCAAGGGCGTTCCTACACCATCGAGACGCTGCGCAGTCTCATGCAAGAACAACCCGACACCCAGTGGTACTGGATCATTGGCGTCGATGCCTTGCGGGATCTGCCCCAGTGGCACCAAGCTCAGGAATTGGCCCAGATCTGCCATTGGATCGTCGCCCCTCGGGTGGATGCTGGCGATGCTCCTGAGGTGTTGCAGATGGTTGCTCAAAAGCTGCCGATGCTACAAGCAGAATTGCTGGAGGCCCCGACCCTGACGCTATCGTCCACCTACTTGCGGGAACAAATCCAAAAAGGGGGATCCATCCGCTACTTGGTGCCCACCGCCGTCGAGCAGTACATCCGCCAACACCAACTCTATCGGTAA
- a CDS encoding chorismate pyruvate-lyase family protein, which translates to MERFPSPPEHDVVEVGSTYASVAAGFPSEGYSSSTAANWWPLHLLWQGEADPSAPELAKVDPVLRLLLLGDGFTTRNLACLTRDRIQSHLIDNGSVELVAELGTLPAQMQRLAQDLAQMGSPLMRRRVWLSGTTSRHPLLYATSWWNPEHLLEHLPDPTKPIGQNLIQERLETFRELCNLYFGQADPIAHLLGCSGPFWARHYLLLHKGKPLTVIYEVFSPRLGIQGIQRRTAAVTEAATCGSDWALAEMR; encoded by the coding sequence TTGGAACGCTTCCCCTCTCCACCAGAACATGATGTCGTTGAAGTGGGATCCACCTATGCCTCGGTGGCTGCAGGCTTTCCATCTGAAGGGTATTCCAGCAGCACCGCTGCCAACTGGTGGCCCTTACACCTGCTCTGGCAAGGGGAGGCGGATCCCTCTGCACCTGAACTGGCAAAGGTAGATCCGGTCTTACGTCTATTGCTCCTGGGAGATGGTTTTACCACTCGTAACCTCGCCTGCCTGACGCGGGACAGGATTCAATCCCATTTGATCGACAATGGCTCGGTCGAGCTGGTAGCTGAACTGGGAACCCTACCGGCTCAAATGCAGAGGCTGGCTCAAGATCTGGCCCAGATGGGATCCCCCCTAATGCGGCGGCGCGTTTGGCTGAGTGGGACTACCTCTCGACATCCCTTGCTCTATGCCACCTCCTGGTGGAACCCCGAGCACCTTTTAGAACATTTGCCGGATCCCACAAAGCCCATTGGTCAAAACCTGATCCAAGAACGGCTAGAAACCTTTCGGGAGTTGTGCAACCTCTACTTTGGTCAGGCAGACCCAATTGCCCATTTGCTGGGTTGTTCTGGCCCCTTCTGGGCTAGGCATTATCTTTTGTTGCACAAGGGCAAGCCCTTAACTGTGATCTACGAGGTGTTCTCTCCACGGCTCGGGATTCAGGGCATCCAACGGCGCACCGCTGCGGTTACCGAGGCCGCCACTTGCGGATCCGATTGGGCGCTGGCGGAGATGCGGTGA
- a CDS encoding HNH endonuclease: MGKVLVLNASYEPLNITSWRRAVILLLKGKAEQIEHNGRVVYGNMPLPTVIRLRHYVHIPHKEIPLTRRNVLYRDAHRCQYCGCSGEDLTLDHIIPRSRGGGDTWENVVSACVRCNVKKGNRTPREAAMPLLRQPRQPHSTLYFEISKAVGSGTHREWSKYTIGLEGGLEEEVLGS; the protein is encoded by the coding sequence ATGGGCAAAGTCTTAGTTTTGAATGCCTCCTACGAGCCGCTCAACATCACCAGTTGGCGCAGGGCGGTCATTCTGTTACTCAAGGGTAAAGCAGAACAAATTGAGCACAACGGCAGGGTCGTCTACGGTAACATGCCTCTGCCCACCGTTATTCGGCTGCGCCACTACGTCCACATTCCCCACAAAGAGATCCCCCTGACTCGACGCAATGTTTTGTATCGGGATGCCCATCGCTGCCAATACTGTGGTTGTTCCGGAGAAGATCTTACCCTCGATCACATTATTCCCCGTTCCCGTGGCGGCGGGGATACCTGGGAAAATGTGGTTAGTGCCTGTGTGCGCTGCAATGTCAAAAAGGGAAATCGTACCCCCCGCGAAGCCGCTATGCCGCTGTTGCGCCAACCCCGTCAACCCCACAGCACCCTCTACTTCGAGATCTCCAAAGCAGTGGGCAGTGGCACCCATCGAGAATGGTCGAAATACACCATCGGCTTGGAAGGGGGGTTGGAGGAGGAGGTGCTAGGGAGCTAG
- a CDS encoding photosystem II high light acclimation radical SAM protein, with product MASNLKIQKILYVRLPCNPIFPIGAVYLADHVHKLFPTVEQRIFDMGTFPPLDYRRRMLEQIDHFQPDLLVFSWRDIQVYAPVNGRAGNLLQHSFEFLYARNPLKKLRGSLNSLKLVLAYYGEIWRNTRLVWQGIRRARRYKPQAEVVLGGGAVSVFYEQLGRSLPKGTIISVGEGETLLEKVIQGQSLAAERCYRAKLEQPRRGMVHELPQPLQKNACDYTYIEEIWPEIEYYLEGGDFYIGVQTKRGCPHNCCYCIYTVIEGKQVRINPADEVIREMLQLYERGVRNFWFTDAQFIPARRYIEDAVELLKKILAAGMTDIRWAAYIRADNLTPELAELMVKTGMSYFEIGITSGSQELVRKMRMGYNLRTVLDSCRYLKQAGFNDLVSVNYSFNVIDERPKTIRQTLRYHRELEAIFGRDKVEPAIFFIGLQPHTHLEEYARKIGVIDDHFNPMNMTPWTARKLLWNPEPMGSFFGEVCLEAWDRNPNDFGREVMDILERRLGLAELEEALSAPLAGVYVS from the coding sequence ATGGCCTCGAACCTGAAGATTCAAAAAATTCTCTACGTGCGGCTGCCCTGCAACCCAATTTTCCCGATTGGAGCGGTTTATCTGGCGGATCACGTCCACAAGCTGTTTCCCACTGTCGAGCAGCGCATTTTTGACATGGGCACTTTCCCGCCCTTAGATTATCGTCGCCGCATGTTAGAGCAGATCGACCACTTTCAGCCGGATTTACTGGTGTTCTCCTGGCGGGATATTCAGGTTTATGCCCCGGTGAATGGGCGGGCTGGGAATCTATTGCAGCACTCCTTCGAGTTTCTCTATGCCCGCAATCCTCTGAAAAAATTACGGGGATCCCTGAATAGCCTCAAGTTGGTGCTGGCCTACTACGGCGAGATCTGGCGGAATACCCGCCTGGTCTGGCAAGGGATCCGCCGGGCAAGGCGCTACAAACCCCAAGCCGAGGTGGTGTTGGGGGGTGGGGCAGTGAGTGTCTTTTATGAACAGTTGGGCCGTTCTCTGCCCAAGGGCACGATTATCTCGGTCGGGGAAGGGGAAACGCTGCTAGAAAAAGTAATCCAAGGACAAAGCCTGGCGGCTGAGCGCTGCTATCGGGCCAAACTGGAACAACCGCGCCGGGGTATGGTGCATGAGCTGCCGCAACCGCTGCAAAAAAACGCCTGTGACTACACTTACATCGAGGAGATTTGGCCGGAAATTGAGTATTACTTAGAGGGGGGAGATTTTTACATTGGGGTGCAAACCAAACGGGGGTGTCCCCACAATTGTTGTTATTGTATCTACACTGTCATCGAAGGTAAACAGGTGCGGATCAACCCTGCTGACGAAGTGATCCGAGAGATGCTGCAGCTCTATGAGCGAGGGGTGCGCAATTTCTGGTTTACAGATGCACAGTTTATTCCTGCTCGCCGCTACATTGAAGATGCGGTGGAATTACTGAAAAAGATCCTCGCAGCTGGCATGACGGATATTCGGTGGGCCGCCTACATTCGCGCCGATAACCTCACCCCAGAGCTGGCGGAGCTGATGGTGAAAACCGGCATGAGCTACTTTGAGATCGGCATTACCAGTGGATCCCAGGAGCTGGTGCGCAAAATGCGTATGGGCTATAATCTGCGCACGGTACTGGACAGTTGCCGCTATCTTAAACAGGCAGGTTTTAATGATCTGGTGTCGGTCAATTACTCTTTTAATGTCATCGACGAACGCCCCAAAACCATTCGACAAACATTACGGTATCACCGGGAGTTGGAAGCTATTTTTGGTCGAGACAAAGTGGAGCCAGCCATTTTCTTTATCGGCCTACAACCCCACACCCATCTAGAAGAATATGCTCGCAAAATAGGGGTGATTGACGATCACTTTAACCCCATGAATATGACCCCCTGGACAGCTCGCAAATTACTCTGGAACCCGGAGCCGATGGGATCCTTTTTTGGAGAGGTCTGTCTAGAAGCCTGGGATCGTAACCCTAATGACTTTGGCCGTGAGGTGATGGATATCTTAGAGCGGCGGCTGGGTCTGGCGGAGTTGGAGGAGGCCCTGAGCGCGCCTTTGGCTGGAGTTTACGTGTCGTGA
- a CDS encoding serine/threonine protein kinase: MNGPTLWNQRYQPERQLSKRSGRQTWLAQDLTRSEPVILKFLFFGPDFDWADLNLFQREAQILQTLSHPAIPQYRDHFEITLEGGRGLALVQTYIEAPSLQEWIDQGQHFTEPEVRTLAKALLGILTYLHRLHPPVIHRDLKPSNILLGSDQQVYLVDFGSVQAAAPREQGSYTVVGSYGYMPLEQFGGRTVPASDLYSLGATLIHLLTGQHPADLPQEGSRVLFEQAVQLSVPFRDWLRWITEPLVGDRPASAQQALEALENLEHHPGLLRLEAATVPTRQPAGSLIQLSKSEQTFQLVIPAKQLGALVLLPFAIAWNSFITFFTILSVGVAPFPANVVFGLFTLPFWTVGLGMVGGILYALFGKAHLHIDQDRIGLTHEVFGLRFRKVPRSWRRDIDRLELVPRHHKRDSDGDQVEVKPQLNIWAGNRKYELGAGIPLQEPELEWLASELSRWLKIPVTSANQGVFKEKIPSRMPPKDQQLPSQ; the protein is encoded by the coding sequence ATGAATGGCCCTACTCTCTGGAACCAGCGGTACCAACCGGAGCGGCAACTGAGTAAGCGCAGCGGTCGACAAACCTGGCTGGCTCAAGATCTGACCCGATCAGAACCGGTGATCCTCAAGTTTTTGTTCTTCGGGCCAGATTTTGATTGGGCCGACCTCAACCTTTTCCAGCGAGAAGCCCAGATCCTACAAACCCTCTCTCATCCTGCTATTCCCCAATACCGTGATCACTTTGAGATCACCCTTGAGGGTGGGCGTGGGCTAGCACTGGTACAAACCTACATCGAAGCCCCTTCTTTACAGGAGTGGATAGATCAAGGGCAGCACTTCACGGAACCCGAGGTGCGAACGCTAGCCAAAGCGCTGCTCGGGATCCTTACCTACCTGCACAGGCTGCACCCCCCCGTTATTCACCGCGATCTCAAGCCCAGCAACATTCTTTTGGGATCCGATCAGCAGGTTTATTTGGTGGATTTTGGCTCGGTTCAGGCTGCCGCCCCACGAGAACAGGGATCCTATACCGTAGTGGGGAGCTATGGCTATATGCCTCTAGAGCAATTTGGTGGTAGAACCGTCCCCGCCTCAGATCTCTACAGCTTAGGTGCCACCTTAATTCATTTGCTGACCGGACAACATCCGGCAGACTTACCCCAAGAGGGATCCCGAGTGCTGTTCGAGCAGGCGGTACAACTGAGCGTGCCCTTTCGGGATTGGTTGCGCTGGATCACAGAGCCGTTGGTGGGGGATCGCCCGGCTTCAGCCCAGCAAGCCCTAGAAGCCCTTGAGAACCTGGAACATCACCCTGGTTTGCTCCGGCTAGAAGCCGCAACCGTCCCGACTCGGCAACCGGCAGGCAGCCTTATTCAACTGAGCAAGTCCGAACAAACCTTTCAGCTGGTGATCCCGGCCAAACAACTGGGTGCTCTGGTTTTGTTGCCTTTTGCCATCGCCTGGAACTCCTTCATCACCTTTTTCACCATTCTGTCGGTGGGGGTTGCCCCTTTTCCGGCCAATGTGGTGTTTGGCCTGTTCACGCTGCCCTTCTGGACGGTAGGGTTGGGGATGGTGGGCGGGATCCTCTACGCCCTATTCGGCAAGGCTCACTTGCACATCGACCAAGACCGAATTGGCCTCACCCACGAAGTGTTTGGCCTGCGCTTTCGCAAAGTGCCCCGCAGTTGGCGACGAGATATTGACCGTCTAGAGCTGGTGCCCCGGCATCACAAACGAGATTCTGATGGGGATCAGGTGGAGGTGAAGCCCCAGTTGAATATCTGGGCGGGCAACCGCAAGTACGAGCTGGGAGCCGGGATCCCCTTGCAAGAACCGGAGTTGGAGTGGTTGGCCTCGGAGCTGAGCCGTTGGTTAAAAATACCCGTTACCTCGGCGAACCAGGGGGTTTTTAAAGAAAAAATCCCTTCCAGAATGCCTCCAAAGGATCAACAGCTCCCTAGTCAATAG
- a CDS encoding DUF1825 family protein: protein MSFFDSEIVQEEAKKLFQDFQNLMQLGGQYGQFDREGKKIFIEQMEELLERQRIFMKRLELSDDFMAQMTIKQLQTQLGGFGVSPSQMFDHMNRTLERMKAEAESER, encoded by the coding sequence ATGAGCTTCTTCGACTCTGAGATCGTGCAAGAGGAAGCCAAGAAGCTATTTCAGGATTTCCAAAACCTGATGCAGCTTGGCGGACAATACGGCCAATTCGATCGGGAAGGCAAAAAAATCTTCATCGAACAGATGGAGGAACTGCTGGAGCGCCAACGCATTTTCATGAAGCGACTGGAACTCTCCGATGACTTTATGGCCCAAATGACCATCAAACAATTGCAAACCCAACTAGGGGGCTTTGGGGTCTCCCCCAGCCAAATGTTTGACCACATGAATCGGACGCTAGAGCGCATGAAGGCTGAGGCGGAATCTGAGCGCTGA
- a CDS encoding DUF3493 domain-containing protein, with product MAESDPKPSPKVSPLLQRSDLSKADRVKLLTELASPYRGLRRFIYLAVGSSATIGAFVFFFQALAGRDLSATLPSLALQVGILAGMLGLNHLENRSRKRLVGRVEQRLGVNPSQPSAKPASPEPDR from the coding sequence ATGGCTGAATCGGATCCCAAGCCCTCCCCCAAAGTATCGCCTCTGCTGCAGCGCAGCGATCTGTCTAAAGCGGATCGGGTGAAGCTGTTGACCGAGCTGGCCTCGCCCTACCGAGGCTTGCGCCGATTTATCTACCTGGCGGTGGGATCCTCAGCCACCATCGGGGCGTTTGTGTTTTTCTTTCAGGCTCTGGCAGGTCGAGACCTAAGTGCGACTTTGCCCAGTTTGGCTCTGCAGGTGGGAATCCTAGCCGGCATGCTTGGCCTGAATCATTTGGAAAACCGTTCTCGCAAACGGCTGGTCGGGCGGGTGGAGCAGCGTTTGGGCGTAAACCCTTCTCAACCCTCTGCTAAACCGGCCTCTCCTGAGCCAGATCGCTAG
- a CDS encoding DnaJ domain-containing protein → MNVLLLLAPMPTPPPTYYQQLGLSPQASLEEIKAAYRNRARQVHPDSLPAETPEYLRQLAQREFLQLQRAYRVLSDSQQRQAYDLSLKPKPLPPPPPVVPVPEPIPPTPSWSTLLSAGLAGAALCLAGLALWNGLRPAPSLDMASKTAVADALESSANPEVALAASSPGVTIVSSSQLDGALPSDSPSSPVEAASLVQAPLPEPEAPFQPSPEQINRFARTLLQVQPLLEATQNRLEQANGSEERQQIEQQFETAASKVIAANQLTPEEYHRISASAQSDPQVAASVTAAVRRWMP, encoded by the coding sequence ATGAATGTTCTGCTACTCCTAGCTCCCATGCCGACTCCGCCACCCACCTACTATCAACAGTTGGGCCTTTCCCCTCAAGCCAGCCTGGAAGAGATCAAAGCTGCCTACCGCAACCGGGCCCGCCAAGTTCACCCCGACAGTTTGCCTGCGGAAACGCCGGAGTATCTGCGTCAATTGGCCCAGCGGGAATTTCTGCAGTTACAGCGTGCCTACCGGGTCTTAAGCGATAGTCAGCAGCGGCAGGCTTACGATCTCAGCCTCAAACCCAAACCCTTACCCCCTCCTCCGCCGGTGGTGCCTGTGCCGGAGCCGATTCCTCCTACCCCCAGTTGGTCAACTTTGTTGAGTGCTGGGTTGGCGGGGGCTGCCCTTTGTTTGGCGGGTTTGGCTCTTTGGAACGGCTTAAGGCCGGCCCCAAGTTTGGATATGGCCAGCAAAACGGCTGTCGCCGATGCCCTAGAATCTTCTGCCAACCCGGAAGTGGCCTTGGCAGCATCCTCGCCTGGGGTGACTATTGTCAGCAGCTCTCAATTGGATGGGGCTTTACCTTCAGACTCCCCTTCAAGCCCCGTAGAAGCCGCAAGCCTAGTCCAAGCTCCCCTCCCTGAGCCGGAGGCTCCCTTTCAACCTTCCCCCGAGCAGATCAATCGCTTTGCCCGTACCCTCTTGCAGGTACAACCCCTCCTAGAGGCTACCCAAAATCGCCTCGAACAGGCCAATGGCAGCGAAGAACGTCAGCAAATCGAACAACAGTTTGAAACTGCCGCCAGTAAGGTGATTGCCGCCAATCAACTGACTCCCGAAGAGTATCACCGCATCTCCGCCAGCGCCCAATCGGATCCGCAAGTGGCGGCCTCGGTAACCGCAGCGGTGCGCCGTTGGATGCCCTGA
- a CDS encoding alpha/beta fold hydrolase, whose protein sequence is MTSTSASATPTSARWIWRGQSVHYVKQGEHGQPLLLVHGFGASTDHWRKNIPELAQHYQVYAIDLLGFGRSAKPNWDYRTEIWRDQLRDFCQQVVRRPVVAIGNSLGGYVVLSLAAEWPEWIRGVVLLNGAGGFSTLGGSPTGWKQWLGGLVGWGLRQRLVSYLLFQYLRQPRVIREKLKQVYYDPAAVTDQLVADIHRPSLEPGAADVFAALMRGGQKGRYVDELLRSLVRPLLLIWGERDPWMRARDRSKLYRAHYPQLVEHFLEAGHCPHDERPELVNPLIHDWIETGIPATTSPPISKVAPVSELHP, encoded by the coding sequence ATGACTTCAACATCGGCATCGGCCACTCCTACCTCGGCACGCTGGATTTGGCGAGGACAGTCGGTTCATTACGTCAAGCAGGGTGAGCACGGGCAGCCTTTGCTCTTGGTGCATGGCTTCGGGGCTTCCACCGACCACTGGCGCAAAAACATTCCTGAACTGGCCCAACACTACCAGGTTTATGCCATCGATCTGCTGGGGTTTGGTCGTTCTGCCAAACCCAACTGGGATTACCGCACCGAGATTTGGCGGGATCAACTGCGGGACTTTTGCCAACAGGTGGTGCGTCGGCCTGTGGTGGCGATTGGCAATTCCCTCGGGGGCTATGTGGTGCTCAGTTTGGCGGCAGAGTGGCCGGAATGGATTCGCGGCGTAGTGCTGTTGAATGGAGCGGGTGGCTTTTCGACGCTGGGGGGATCCCCAACAGGATGGAAGCAGTGGCTAGGCGGTCTGGTGGGTTGGGGCTTGCGCCAGCGCTTGGTGTCTTATCTGTTGTTCCAGTATTTGCGGCAGCCCCGCGTGATTCGGGAAAAGTTGAAGCAGGTTTATTATGACCCTGCGGCAGTGACCGATCAGCTGGTTGCAGATATCCATCGCCCCAGTCTGGAGCCGGGAGCGGCGGATGTGTTCGCCGCCTTGATGCGAGGAGGCCAGAAGGGCCGTTATGTGGATGAGCTGCTGCGCAGTTTGGTGCGTCCGCTGTTATTGATCTGGGGAGAACGGGATCCCTGGATGCGGGCCCGCGATCGCTCCAAGCTCTACCGCGCCCACTATCCGCAGTTGGTGGAACATTTTCTAGAGGCGGGCCACTGCCCCCACGATGAGCGCCCGGAACTGGTGAATCCCTTGATCCACGATTGGATCGAGACCGGGATCCCGGCCACCACCTCTCCCCCGATTTCCAAGGTTGCCCCTGTATCGGAATTGCATCCCTAG